A genomic stretch from Hemicordylus capensis ecotype Gifberg chromosome 1, rHemCap1.1.pri, whole genome shotgun sequence includes:
- the SCAF8 gene encoding SR-related and CTD-associated factor 8 isoform X3 produces the protein MEAVKAFNSELYSLNDYKPPISKAKMTQITKAAIKAIKFYKHVVQSVEKFIQKCKPEYKVPGLYVIDSIVRQSRHQFGQEKDVFAPRFSNNIISTFQNLYRCPGDDKSKIVRVLNLWQKNNVFKSEIIQPLLDMAAGIPPPVVTPVLPGTTATMSNNTPGTPVTPATPANVVQSLPDPWVSQITNTDTLAAVAQILQSPQGQQLQQLIQTLQMQQQKPQPSLLQALDAGLVVQLQALTAQLTAAAAAANPLNPLEQSVSFNKLMDRFGDFGEEADINEEPKKETPTSQLPLVSESVNNSLFHQLAEQLQQQNLEHLRQQLLEQQPSKQASPEETQEGNFGSEHSASPSQDSSHQPFLEVETNLDNSIDVQQQDMDIDEGQEAVEQEVFEQEEKKSAVLSRSRTRSRSRSRSPRKRRSRSRSGSRKRKHRKRSRSRSRERKRKSSRSYSSERRAREREKERQKKGLPPIRSKTLSVCSTTLWVGQVDKKATQQDLTNLFEEFGQIESINMIPPRGCAYVCMVHRQDSYRALQKLSSGSYKIGSKIIKIAWALNKGVKTEYKQFWDADLGVSYIPWEKVKLDDLDGFAEGGMIDQETVNSEWETARSSAEPVKEPVPTTQSATVDKTTAVTTQTETYTQSVTMLQIPVASAVPAVSLVPPSFPVTMSVPPPGYSAIPPPPFLRASFNPSQPPPGYMPPPVPPPVVPPVVPTPLVQPSLPITQESMKDVPFSSLVLPVGTVSSSLTTPTLSARSIFTSLSSNKSEIDEKGSHVTDLQISSSENRTVQDDVSSSSGLIGGVQPPSISTTSGLLGGVQPPSVSSSSGLVQPPSVSSSSGLLTRVQPPSVSSSSGLLTGLQPMTVSSSSNLLMGLQPPIVSSSSGLLTGVQPPIVSSSSGLLTALQPPIVSSNSGILGLPPPIVSSSSGLLGVPPPNISSGSGLLGLQLPTGIQNVPHLTLAGQRLPGMPLVDMRPGLMPQPPGPRFPLLQPGMPPQRSIPPPAILDPSLPPPRAPFLPGDLFNQPERPFGISGRQGVDSISNPDKRLPLGDDSIQQEGDRDYRFPPVENRETVNRPSSVDIRDSVGRPPLDPREGLGRPPADGREHFARSHMDLRENFGRPGMDNLGRRDHFAFNSDKHWGQRGDYDEREHHAFPPYGGLKGFQEDRERYRQTNYRFETRSGPSWNRGLEQDTHRDFDDRRRPWERQRDRDDRDFNFGREINGNRFGRERIQNNWIPPPHPRAFEYFEGGTSQQKADSAPQVNGENAETESQPAAVQVEDEPELYEKLTTSRDIKKEKSDTEAELENEPVVESTETEGT, from the exons AGTAAAATTGTTAGAGTACTAAATTTGTGGCAGAAGAATAATGTGTTCAAGAGTGAAATTATTCAGCCTCTACTAGATATGGCAGCAGGAATTCCTCCTCCAGTTGTGACCCCCGTCCTGCCTGGTACAACAGCTACTATGAGTAATAATACACCAG GAACTCCTGTGACACCTGCTACACCAGCCAACGTGGTGCAAAGTTTACCTGATCCTTGGGTGTCTCAGATAACTAATACAGATACCCTTGCTGCTGTAGCACAGATCTTGCAGAGTCCACAGGGCCAACAG CTTCAGCAGTTAATTCAGACACTGCAAATGCAACAGCAGAAGCCGCAACCATCACTACTTCAAGCACTGGATGCTGGTCTTGTTGTTCAGTTACAAGCTCTCACTGCGCAACTtacagctgctgccgctgctgccaacCCACTTAATCCACTAGAACAGAGTGTCTCCTTTAACAAG CTGATGGACAGGTTTGGGGATTTTGGGGAAGAAGCTGACATTAATGAAGAACCTAAAAAAGAAACTCCAACTTCCCAATT GCCTCTTGTATCTGAATCTGTGAACAACTCACTTTTTCATCAGCTAGCAGAACAGTTGCAGCAACAAAACTTAGAACATCTCCGTCAGCAGCTTCTGGAGCAGCAGCCTTCAAAG CAGGCAAGCCCTGAGGAAACCCAAGAAGGAAATTTTGGGTCTGAGCATTCGGCATCACCCTCGCAAGACAGTAGCCACCAGCCATTTTTAGAAGTGGAAACAAATCTTGACAATTCAATAGATGTTCAACAACAG GACATGGATATAGATGAAGGGCAAGAGGCTGTTGAACAGGAAGTCTTTGAACAAGAAGAAAAGAAATCGGCAGTTCTTTCAAGATCAAGAACACGTTCAAGATCTCGTTCAAG ATCTCCAAGAAAAAGAAGGTCCAGATCACGATCTGGTTCTCGCAAGCGTAAGCATAGAAAACGTTCGCGTTCTAGatcaagagaaagaaagaggaagtccTCAAGGTCAtactccagtgaaaggagagctagagaaagagaaaaagaacgACAGAAGAAAGGGTTGCCTCCTATACGATCCAAAACACTAAGTG TGTGCAGTACCACGCTTTGGGTTGGGCAGGTGGACAAGAAAGCCACACAACAAGATTTAACCAATTTATTTGAAGAATTTGGACAAATAGAATCTATAAAT ATGATCCCTCCCAGAGGTTGTGCATATGTCTGCATGGTCCATAGACAAGATTCCTACCGTGCTCTTCAGAAGCTAAGCTCTGGATCCTACAAGATTGGATCTAAAATTATTAAG ATTGCATGGGCTTTAAATAAAGGTGTGAAAACTGAATACAAACAATTCTGGGATGCGGATCTTGGCGTTTCATATATACCTTGGGAAAAAGTTAAATTGGATGATTTAGATGGCTTTGCAGAAGGAGGCATGATTGACCAGGAGACAGTAAATAGTG AATGGGAAACTGCAAGAAGCTCAGCAGAGCCTGTGAAAGAACCTGTGCCCACAACCCAGAGTGCAACAGTTGACAAGACCACAGCTGTCACCACACAAACAGAGACATACACTCAGTCTGTCACTATGCTACAG ATTCCTGTAGCTTCAGCTGTGCCAGCAGTTAGTTTAGTTCCACCATCATTTCCTGTTACAATGTCTGTCCCGCCTCCTGGCTATAGTGCAATTCCTCCACCTCCCTTCTTGAGAGCAAGTTTCAATCCTTCACAACCACCTCCTG GTTATATGCCACCTCCTGTTCCACCTCCTGTTGTTCCACCAGTTGTCCCAACAC cACTTGTACAGCCTTCACTACCAATTACTCAAGAGTCAATGAAAGATGTTCCTTTTAGCAGCCTTGTTCTACCAGTTGGCACTGTTTCAAGCAGCCTTACCACCCCAACATTATCTGCTAGAAGTATTTTTACTTCCCTTTCAAGTAACAAGTCAGAAATTGATGAAAAAGGATCCCACGTTACAGATCTTCAGATTTCATCTAGTGAAAACAGAACTG TTCAAGATGATGTTTCAAGCAGCTCTGGACTTATTGGAGGAGTGCAGCCACCCAGTATCTCAACCACTTCTGGACTTCTAGGGGGAGTGCAACCACCCAGTGTCTCAAGCAGCTCTGGGCTTGTTCAGCCGCCCAGTGTCTCGAGCAGCTCTGGTCTTTTGACAAGAGTTCAGCCACCTAGTGTCTCAAGCAGCTCTGGGCTTCTGACGGGACTCCAGCCCATGACTGTGTCAAGCAGTTCCAACCTTCTAATGGGACTTCAGCCACCCATAGTGTCAAGTAGCTCTGGGCTTTTGACAGGAGTCCAGCCACCCATAGTGTCAAGTAGTTCTGGGCTTTTGACGGCACTCCAGCCACCCATTGTATCAAGCAACTCGGGGATTCTGGGATTACCACCACCAATTGTCTCAAGTAGTTCTGGACTGTTAGGTGTGCCGCCACCAAATATTTCAAGTGGTTCTGGACTTCTAGGACTGCAGCTACCCACTGGGATTCAAAATGTTCCCCATTTAACTCTTGCTGGTCAAAGGTTGCCTGGAATGCCTCTAGTAGACATGCGCCCAGGACTAATGCCACAGCCACCTGGGCCAAGATTTCCACTACTACAGCCGGGAATGCCACCACAGCGTAGTATTCCTCCTCCAGCAATCCTTGACCCATCCCTTCCTCCACCTAGAGCTCCTTTTCTTCCAGGAGATCTTTTTAATCAACCAGAGAGGCCTTTTGGAATTTCTGGGAGGCAAGGTGTTGATAGCATTTCTAATCCAGATAAAAGGTTGCCCCTTGGAGATGACAGCATTCAGCAGGAAGGGGACAGAGATTATCGCTTTCCTCCAGTAGAAAATAGGGAGACTGTTAATAGGCCCTCTTCAGTGGatattagggattctgttggaaggCCGCCACTAGATCCAAGAGAGGGTCTAGGAAGACCTCCAGCTGATGGAAGAGAACATTTTGCCAGGTCACATATGGATTTAAGAGAGAATTTTGGAAGACCTGGTATGGATAACCTTGGTCGAAGAGACCATTTTGCTTTCAATTCAGATAAGCACTGGGGACAAAGAGGAGATTATGATGAAAGAGAGCATCATGCTTTCCCTCCATATGGTGGTCTTAAAGGGTTCCAGGAAGATCGAGAGCGGTATCGACAAACAAACTACAGATTTGAAACACGAAGTGGTCCTAGCTGGAATAGAGGACTGGAACAAGATACCCATAGAGACTTTGATGACCGTCGTAGACCTTGGGAAAGACAGAGGGACAGAGATGACAGAGATTTTAATTTTGGCAGAGAAATTAATGGGAACAGATTTGGCAGAGAGAGAATACAGAACAACTGGATACCCCCTCCACACCCAAGAGCATTTGAGTATTTTGAAGGGGGCACTTCTCAACAAAAAGCTGACAGTGCACCGCAAGTTAATGGTGAAAATGCAGAGACAGAGAGTCAGCCAGCTGCTGTGCAAGTAGAAGATGAGCCGGAACTTTATGAAAAGCTGACAACTTCACGTGACATAAAAAAAGAGAAGAGTGACACAGAAGCTGAATTAGAAAATGAACCAGTGGTAGAAAGCACAGAAACTGAGGGGACATAA